The genomic region TTAGGTGAAGTAACGCTTGTGTTTCTCCGGCATTACAAGCCTCCCATCCACTGTCCTGCCATCCGCGTATGATACGATTGCTCTCAGGCCGGCATTTCTCCATCCAGTAGAGGGATTTTTCGCAGAGGAATGCCAATCCCTGCTGTCGTCCGTAAAAGAAAAGAAAGGGGATTACCGCATTGATGATGAGTGTCAGGATGGCCTCTTTTCCAATGCGCTTGGCATAGCTATCTGAAGGTAACCCGAAACGGTAATGTTGGTACCAATAATCGGAAGCTGCCACATCGAGTATCTCCGCTAAATCGTTGATTTCACCAGCAGTGATGATCCGGTCGAGCAAAAAATCTTGACCCGCATGGAGCATGGCAAATTGGGAGATGCGGAGCGTAGGGAAGTTGGCCGGTCGGAGTCCTCCGAATTTCCAGACATGGGGCGACATGGGCTTAAGCAGATACTTGTTTTTAAAAAAACGATATTGCCTCTTTAACCTTTCCGGATAGGCTTCAGGACTCTGTACAGGTAACAGTCCCGCCTGTCCGAAAAGTAAGGCTTCCAGATCCTCGGCTTTATGCCGGTGTCGTGCTATGAGGGGATATGGGACGGCTTTGGCCAACACTTCGAAAGGGCCGGCGTTGACTTTGAATCCGAAGGATCGGGCCAGCA from Bacteroidota bacterium harbors:
- a CDS encoding DUF2851 family protein; this translates as MINEDFLYYIWQHRLLQSHLLKLITGEEIEILHPGNRNFESGPDFFNARLRIGGIVWAGNVEIHTKASDWYRHHHTGDLSYDNIILHAVEISDTEILRLDGSAMPTLVMQGKYPAHYLEHYYNLMQGASPFVSCSRQLPEVPLLDRSLVLDRLLTERLESRFEDLHKLHLLQEKRWPDSLYHLLARSFGFKVNAGPFEVLAKAVPYPLIARHRHKAEDLEALLFGQAGLLPVQSPEAYPERLKRQYRFFKNKYLLKPMSPHVWKFGGLRPANFPTLRISQFAMLHAGQDFLLDRIITAGEINDLAEILDVAASDYWYQHYRFGLPSDSYAKRIGKEAILTLIINAVIPFLFFYGRQQGLAFLCEKSLYWMEKCRPESNRIIRGWQDSGWEACNAGETQALLHLKKNYCDYKKCVNCGIGQYLLRQPCKTL